In Rhizobiales bacterium NRL2, a genomic segment contains:
- a CDS encoding amidohydrolase, translating into MFDLVIRDGLIVDGTGKPAYRGDVAVSDGRIAEVGRQAGPGRREIRAGGQLITPGFVDVHTHYDGQATWDGQLAPSSWHGVTTIVMGNCSVGFAPVRPDQHDFLIEMMEGVEDIPGIALHEGISWEWETFPDYLDHLDRVPRAIDVGAQATHAAMRAYVMGDRGAANEPATADDLSSMTRMVREAIHAGALGLTSSRADVHRTSKGAHIPGYGVGADELVALAQAVGETGKGAIGVNLDFLDEDDDFGLLRRLKRVSSRPVWFLLTQMNDDPQKYARLLDRMAQSTAEGEEVLCQVAGRPIGFLLGLESSLNPFISRPSYKRIANLSLAERVTALRDPEFRAQLMSERRSHKSDIMRTVTTRFDRMFRLGDPPDYEPPAEASIAAKAEREGLDPQEVALDVLLERDGHELLFMPALNYAEGDFGAIERMMAHPNAILGLSDGGAHCGLICDASTPTYMLSHWARDRSRGPKISLEAAVRKQTSETAALYGLNDRGRVAEGYKADLNVIDFEHLRLCAPEMVYDLPAGGRRLVQRAEGFRAIVNGGEVTFENGEATGAMPGRLVRGGQAAPATR; encoded by the coding sequence ATGTTTGATCTTGTCATTCGCGATGGTCTTATCGTCGACGGGACGGGGAAGCCTGCATATCGGGGCGATGTCGCAGTCAGCGACGGTCGGATAGCCGAAGTCGGGCGCCAGGCGGGCCCAGGCCGGCGCGAGATCCGCGCCGGTGGTCAACTGATCACCCCGGGCTTTGTCGATGTGCACACGCATTATGACGGACAGGCGACATGGGATGGTCAGCTTGCGCCGTCGTCCTGGCACGGCGTTACCACTATCGTCATGGGCAACTGCAGCGTCGGTTTTGCGCCAGTCCGTCCCGACCAGCATGATTTCCTGATCGAGATGATGGAGGGGGTCGAGGACATCCCCGGCATTGCTTTGCACGAAGGCATTTCGTGGGAGTGGGAGACCTTCCCCGATTATCTCGATCATCTGGATCGAGTGCCCAGGGCGATCGACGTGGGCGCCCAAGCCACCCATGCGGCGATGCGTGCCTATGTAATGGGCGACCGGGGGGCGGCCAACGAACCAGCGACTGCGGACGACCTTTCCTCGATGACGCGAATGGTCCGCGAGGCGATCCACGCCGGAGCACTCGGGCTCACCAGTTCCCGCGCCGACGTCCATCGCACCTCGAAGGGCGCACACATCCCAGGCTACGGGGTCGGCGCTGACGAACTCGTGGCGTTGGCACAGGCCGTTGGCGAGACCGGCAAGGGCGCGATAGGCGTCAATCTCGACTTCCTCGACGAGGACGATGATTTCGGCTTGCTCCGCCGACTGAAGCGTGTCTCGAGCCGGCCGGTCTGGTTCTTGCTCACGCAGATGAACGACGATCCGCAGAAATATGCCCGACTGCTCGACCGTATGGCCCAGTCGACGGCCGAGGGGGAGGAGGTCCTTTGCCAGGTTGCCGGCCGGCCGATTGGCTTTCTGCTCGGACTGGAAAGCAGTCTCAACCCCTTTATCAGCCGCCCGAGCTACAAGCGGATCGCCAACCTGTCGCTCGCCGAGCGGGTGACAGCGTTGCGCGACCCAGAGTTCCGCGCGCAGCTGATGAGCGAGCGGCGGAGTCACAAGAGCGACATTATGCGCACGGTCACCACGCGCTTCGATCGGATGTTCCGCCTTGGCGACCCGCCGGACTACGAGCCGCCGGCCGAGGCGAGCATCGCAGCGAAGGCCGAGCGCGAGGGCCTGGACCCACAGGAGGTCGCGCTCGACGTGTTGCTGGAGCGCGATGGTCACGAACTCCTGTTCATGCCGGCACTCAACTACGCGGAAGGCGATTTCGGGGCAATCGAGCGGATGATGGCGCATCCCAACGCCATCCTCGGTCTCTCCGACGGCGGGGCGCATTGCGGCCTGATCTGCGACGCCTCGACCCCGACCTACATGCTGAGCCACTGGGCGCGCGACCGGAGCCGCGGGCCGAAGATTTCCCTTGAGGCGGCGGTGCGGAAACAGACGTCGGAGACGGCCGCGCTCTACGGCCTGAATGACCGCGGCCGGGTTGCCGAAGGCTACAAGGCCGACCTCAACGTGATCGACTTCGAGCACCTGCGTCTGTGTGCGCCCGAAATGGTTTACGATTTGCCGGCTGGCGGCCGGCGGCTGGTGCAGCGCGCCGAAGGCTTCCGCGCCATCGTTAACGGGGGCGAAGTCACCTTCGAGAACGGCGAGGCGACTGGAGCCATGCCGGGCCGGCTGGTGCGCGGGGGCCAGGCGGCGCCTGCCACGCGATGA